A single Nicotiana tabacum cultivar K326 chromosome 5, ASM71507v2, whole genome shotgun sequence DNA region contains:
- the LOC107781111 gene encoding E4 SUMO-protein ligase PIAL2: MAGTTVNSLPTAGVNVGVDGGANNRVSSASYVNSFRISAVVDRLAMHVCAQPKIDPQEFVHLCLSLARGIDFAIANQEVPNKAHDLPLLVKQVCRRHCDSSMLAHVMVLMISVKNACHCGWFTEKDTEELRNLANELSSSFCSTLDFKTEPSSSLTIISTIMSRFYPRMKMGQIICFLEAKPGFGAYVNDFQITKNTNLSKGEKVRLFVAQIDNLENALCLITPPQVNFLLNGTAVGWRSNVLMGSGPQLPTPVPQMLKFGTNLLQAVGQFNGNYIIAVAFMSEISTPVEATLPDYEQPPVSSIDPDSEIIEGPSRISLNCPISFKRIKTPVKGHSCKHLQCFDFDNYVDINSRRPSWRCPHCNQHVCFTDIRIDQDMDKVLKEVGEDVTDVMISSDGSWKAIMESDDHTEKSRDKIPDFTQDSPQRGSDGFSNTPADVMDLTDIDDEINPMATSETEDSKNFPSIPNIHSNGQNTTVVNNPSEINHTGGSDMADDFWSRMYMSSCGIGTSGSLSSLQNGSASEPSRTNLLQPPVLTDAISPSFNPEGNALIPTSLLESGLSSSDMMQLQHFQFGNSAVSNEYGRFPSAAMHANRTPAAVQALPALPAQMQTPVPQRQQSAMNPLLHTGPSVATQGLPTVSLNGSNVRCDLERHQCSIPDLDLLQARMTSSALPQKRFVAPLQPSQQVVGRQTPNLRTPYPMSQSEDLTRQATLDRWEALKKGSSQGVTRATGLAGGQHTRVVATQQTTQVVRPAQSPGNSDGFRTPLAWDHRGNTGGTTPVTRTDSSGDVQLDPNWRPTGRMRGSLSGRAYSEALNQYILQPTQQAQAPRPSVPPNLSPQLQVFLANRGAHSTQPVNHPSTTPANAPDISGVLPDRSSEMQ; encoded by the exons AGGCATTGATTTTGCCATTGCAAACCAGGAGGTTCCAAATAAAGCTCATGATTTACCTCTACTGGTGAAACAG GTATGCAGACGCCATTGTGATTCCTCAATGCTAGCACATGTCATGGTCCTTATGATTTCTGTTAAG AATGCTTGTCACTGCGGGTGGTTTACGGAGAAAGATACTGAAGAACTTCGTAATCTTGCAAACGAG CTTTCTAGCAGCTTCTGCAGTACATTAGATTTTAAAACTGAACCAAGCAGTTCTCTGACAATTATCTCAACGATAATGTCAAG ATTTTATCCACGGATGAAAATGGGTCAGATAATTTGTTTCCTGGAAGCCAAG CCTGGATTTGGTGCCTACGTGAATGATTTCCAAATAACGAAGAATACAAACCTTTCTAAAGGAGAGAAAGTA AGATTATTTGTTGCACAAATAGATAATCTGGAGAACGCACTATGTCTTATAACGCCTCCTCAAGTGAA CTTTCTCCTAAATGGGACGGCAGTGGGGTGGAGGAGTAATGTGTTAATG GGCTCTGGACCTCAGCTTCCAACTCCTGTACCTCAAATGCTTAAATTTGGAACAAATCTTCTTCAAGCTGTGGGCCAATTTAATG GAAATTATATCATAGCTGTTGCCTTCATGAGTGAGATCTCTACCCCTGTTGAGGCCACACTCCCTGATTATGAGCAGCCTCCTGTTTCTTCCATTGATCCAG ATTCTGAGATTATTGAGGGGCCATCAAGAATTTCTTTGAATTGCCCCATAAG CTTCAAACGTATTAAAACTCCAGTTAAAGGACATTCTTGCAAACACCTTCAG TGTTTTGATTTTGACAACTATGTCGACATAAATTCAAGGAGACCATCGTGGCGTTGTCCTCATTGTAATCAGCATGTGTGTTTCACTGATATTcgtatcgatcaagatatggacaAG GTTTTGAAAGAGGTCGGCGAGGATGTCACCGACGTCATGATCAGCTCAGATGGTTCATGGAAGGCAATCATGGAAAGTGATGACCATACTGAGAAATCCAGGGATAAAATTCCTGACTTTACTCAAGATAGCCCACAGCGAGGTTCTGATGGCTTTTCAAATACCCCCGCTGATGTTATGGATCTTACTGATATAGATGATGAAATAAATCCAATGGCTACCTCTGAAACTGAAGACAGTAAAAATTTCCCATCGATCCCTAATATTCACTCTAATGGTCAGAACACAACTGTTGTGAATAATCCAAGTGAAATCAATCATACAGGTGGTTCTGATATGGCAGACGATTTCTGGTCAAGAATGTATATGTCCTCGTGTGGAATAGGGACATCAGGTTCTTTGTCCAGTTTGCAGAATGGCAGTGCTTCTGAGCCTTCTAGAACCAACTTGTTGCAACCACCTGTTTTGACAGATGCAATATCTCCCTCTTTCAATCCTGAAGGAAATGCTCTTATTCCAACCTCTCTACTTGAGAGTGGACTATCTTCTTCTGATATGATGCAGTTACAACACTTCCAATTTGGAAACTCTGCAGTCAGCAACGAATATGGAAGATTTCCATCTGCAGCGATGCATGCAAACAGAACTCCTGCTGCAGTTCAGGCTCTTCCAGCGCTTCCAGCCCAGATGCAGACTCCTGTTCCTCAGAGACAACAAAGCGCAATGAATCCCTTGCTCCATACTGGTCCTTCAGTAGCTACTCAGGGTTTGCCTACTGTTTCATTGAATGGTTCCAATGTAAGATGTGACTTGGAGAGACATCAGTGTTCCATTCCTGACTTGGATCTGCTTCAGGCACGCATGACTTCGTCTGCATTACCACAGAAG CGTTTTGTTGCTCCTCTTCAACCATCTCAACAGGTTGTTGGCCGTCAAACTCCGAACCTGAGAACACCCTACCCGATGAGCCAGTCTGAAGACCTGACCCGGCAAGCTACTTTGGATAGATGGGAAGCACTGAAGAAAGGAAGTTCACAAGGTGTTACTCGGGCAACAGGTCTTGCTGGCGGACAACACACCCGAGTTGTCGCTACTCAGCAAACCACACAGGTGGTGAGGCCCGCTCAGAGTCCTGGAAATTCTGACGGGTTTAGGACACCATTGGCCTGGGACCACAGGGGAAATACAGGAGGCACAACACCAGTCACAAGGACAGATAGTTCCGGGGATGTCCAGCTAGATCCTAACTGGCGCCCTACAGGCCGTATGCGCGGAAGCCTCTCAGGACGAGCTTATTCTGAAGCACTGAATCAGTACATACTTCAGCCAACACAGCAAGCTCAAGCTCCCAGACCATCTGTCCCACCTAATCTTTCACCCCAACTGCAAGTCTTTTTGGCTAATAGAGGTGCTCATAGTACCCAGCCTGTGAATCATCCATCCACAACACCAGCCAATGCACCAGATATCTCAGGCGTTTTACCTGATCGTTCTTCGGAAATGCAGTAG